A window of the Polaribacter batillariae genome harbors these coding sequences:
- a CDS encoding DUF3883 domain-containing protein, with product MENNHRLSLYIAYYLSRFDKLALKKLNYKNWDASFIDISEKLNVKKHSVRNWRDEFDPLFGHRAGWYQRPMSPSRTNVALAFENLEEPEIRGIVEDILSGKINNDSDGLNQLLTIADDDSPIQKLKAFVLRGPTGKKAEQFFIEHHKINSLPKSGELIDTRDLGCGYDFEIKSYKERHFVEVKGLANSEGGILFTNKEWELAKKERNSYTVCLVSNINEIPNITFINDPYLKLNPKKNIVKTVQIQWSVAKTELQTIND from the coding sequence ATGGAAAATAATCATAGACTATCACTCTATATTGCTTACTATCTTTCTAGGTTTGATAAGTTAGCTCTTAAAAAACTTAATTATAAAAACTGGGATGCTAGTTTTATTGATATTAGTGAGAAATTGAATGTTAAAAAACATTCTGTCCGTAATTGGAGAGATGAATTTGATCCTCTATTTGGACATCGTGCAGGTTGGTATCAAAGACCAATGAGTCCGAGTCGAACTAATGTTGCTCTTGCTTTTGAAAATTTAGAAGAGCCTGAAATCAGAGGGATAGTTGAAGATATATTATCTGGCAAAATTAATAATGATTCCGATGGACTTAATCAATTACTTACTATTGCAGATGATGATTCTCCTATACAAAAATTAAAAGCATTTGTGCTTAGAGGGCCAACAGGGAAAAAAGCGGAGCAATTTTTTATAGAACACCATAAAATCAATAGTTTACCGAAATCAGGAGAATTAATAGATACTAGAGATTTAGGTTGTGGTTATGATTTTGAAATTAAATCATATAAAGAAAGACATTTTGTAGAAGTAAAGGGACTTGCAAATAGTGAAGGAGGTATACTCTTTACTAATAAAGAATGGGAATTGGCGAAAAAAGAAAGAAATAGCTATACAGTTTGCCTTGTATCAAACATTAATGAAATACCTAACATAACTTTTATAAATGACCCTTATTTAAAATTAAATCCCAAAAAAAACATTGTTAAAACCGTTCAAATACAATGGAGCGTTGCTAAAACAGAATTACAAACCATAAATGATTAA
- the hutH gene encoding histidine ammonia-lyase has translation MIFKYGIDFLTTDKVIAISKGKLKGIINDEAKERIISSRKKVEIITKNNKAVYGINTGFGPLCDVQISAEETNQLQTNLLITHAVGVGENIDKNISKIMMICKVHALCQGYSGVRLKLIERIIYFIENDLLPTVPKQGSVGASGDLAPLSHLFLPLIGEGDFWIDNNIVPAKEVLKNHHLKPLKLHAKEGLGLINGTQFILAHTIIGLKKMEYLLDLADVSGAMSIEGYKGSASPFKEELHKIRPFKGSLKVAERMRMLFENSQNITSHENCERVQDPYSMRCIPQVHGASRNAFYHLQELAEIEMNSVTDNPIVLSETEAISGGNFHGQPLAMALDYCSIAASELGNIADRRCYLLLEGKYGLPRLLTKSGGLNSGFMIPQYTTAALVTENKSLCFPPSADSIPTSLGQEDHVSMGSISGRQFNEILENVEKILAIELMYAAQALEFRRPNTFSSIIEKNHAIIREKIDKLEDDRLLKDDINHMIHLVKTQKLIVK, from the coding sequence ATGATATTTAAATACGGAATAGATTTTCTTACGACAGATAAAGTAATTGCCATTTCTAAAGGAAAATTAAAAGGAATTATAAATGATGAAGCAAAAGAAAGAATCATTTCTTCTAGAAAAAAAGTAGAAATCATTACCAAAAACAACAAAGCTGTTTACGGAATTAATACAGGTTTTGGCCCTTTGTGCGATGTACAGATTTCTGCTGAGGAAACCAACCAGCTTCAAACCAATTTATTAATTACACATGCAGTTGGTGTTGGCGAAAACATCGATAAAAACATCTCTAAAATAATGATGATTTGCAAAGTACACGCTTTATGTCAGGGTTATTCTGGTGTTCGCTTAAAACTAATAGAACGTATTATTTATTTTATTGAAAACGATTTATTGCCAACCGTTCCAAAACAAGGTTCTGTAGGTGCTTCTGGAGATTTAGCACCACTTTCGCATTTATTTTTACCCTTAATTGGTGAAGGCGATTTTTGGATTGATAATAACATTGTTCCCGCAAAAGAAGTCTTAAAAAATCATCATTTAAAACCTTTAAAATTACATGCAAAAGAAGGGTTAGGTTTGATAAACGGAACACAATTTATTTTAGCACACACCATAATAGGACTCAAGAAAATGGAATATTTGTTAGATTTAGCAGATGTTTCTGGCGCAATGAGTATTGAAGGTTATAAAGGCAGTGCATCTCCTTTTAAAGAAGAATTGCATAAAATTCGTCCTTTTAAAGGGAGCTTAAAAGTGGCAGAAAGAATGAGAATGTTGTTTGAAAATTCTCAAAACATTACTTCTCATGAAAATTGCGAACGCGTGCAAGACCCTTATTCGATGCGTTGTATTCCGCAAGTTCATGGTGCAAGCAGAAATGCTTTTTATCATTTGCAAGAACTCGCAGAAATAGAAATGAATTCTGTAACAGACAACCCAATTGTTTTAAGTGAAACTGAAGCAATTTCTGGAGGAAACTTTCACGGACAACCTTTAGCAATGGCGTTAGATTATTGTTCTATTGCAGCATCCGAATTAGGAAATATTGCAGACAGACGTTGTTATTTATTGTTGGAAGGAAAATATGGTTTACCAAGATTACTAACAAAAAGTGGTGGCTTAAATTCTGGTTTTATGATTCCTCAATACACCACTGCTGCATTGGTTACAGAAAATAAATCGTTGTGCTTCCCTCCTTCTGCAGATAGCATTCCAACTTCTTTAGGGCAAGAAGACCATGTTTCTATGGGAAGTATTTCTGGGCGACAATTCAATGAAATTTTAGAAAATGTAGAGAAAATTTTAGCCATTGAATTAATGTATGCTGCACAAGCTTTAGAGTTTAGAAGGCCCAATACCTTTTCTTCAATAATTGAAAAAAATCATGCAATCATTAGAGAAAAAATTGACAAACTAGAAGATGACAGGCTTTTAAAAGACGACATCAATCACATGATTCATTTAGTAAAAACACAAAAATTAATTGTAAAATAG
- a CDS encoding helix-turn-helix domain-containing protein, which yields MQENNITQVHSTTPDQLYNSILKGVRTELKILVENFQPKKQPEYLTRKEVANILKVSLVTLSDWNKKGVLKPYRLGNLIRYKREEIDQALKVIYNKK from the coding sequence ATGCAAGAAAACAATATCACACAAGTACATAGTACAACTCCCGATCAATTATATAACTCCATTTTAAAAGGTGTTAGAACTGAGTTAAAAATATTAGTAGAAAACTTCCAACCCAAAAAACAACCAGAGTACCTAACTAGAAAAGAGGTTGCTAACATATTAAAAGTATCATTAGTTACTCTTTCTGACTGGAACAAAAAAGGTGTTCTAAAACCTTATAGATTAGGTAATCTTATCAGGTACAAAAGAGAAGAAATAGACCAAGCTTTAAAAGTAATTTACAATAAAAAATAA
- a CDS encoding DNA cytosine methyltransferase, which yields MKYNFIDLFAGAGGLSEGFIQAGFKPIAHVEIEKSACNTLKTRSAHHYLKSKNKYDIYISYLKGEISRSELYKNIPKNILSSVINLSISDENNQTIQAIIDKYLAKKEVDLIIGGPPCQAYSLVGRSRSKTNMEGDPRNFLFVQYAEYLKKYKPKMFVFENVLGLKSAKKGHYLAEMEKLFDKKGYQIKLFTLEAKKFGVLQNRKRVIILGWRKNIKFNVPNLEEILIENNYVVQDLLEDLPVIKSGGGNDKFLNYKSETTEYLKTHALRNGIDILTQHVARPHRDQDKEIYKIAVNKWSRKQERLNYNDLPARLKTHQNRTSFTDRFKVVAADLPYSQTVVAHISKDGHYYIHPDVKQNRSITVREAARLQSFPDDYYFEGEKEGANRTAAFKQIGNAVPPLMAKAIANKILIILDGK from the coding sequence ATGAAATACAATTTTATAGACTTATTTGCTGGTGCAGGTGGCCTCTCTGAAGGATTTATTCAAGCTGGTTTTAAGCCAATTGCACATGTAGAAATTGAGAAGTCAGCTTGTAATACACTAAAAACAAGGTCAGCCCATCATTATTTAAAGTCTAAAAATAAATATGATATTTATATCTCATACCTGAAAGGAGAAATTTCTCGCTCAGAACTTTATAAAAACATTCCTAAAAATATTTTAAGTTCTGTAATTAATTTGTCTATCAGTGATGAAAACAATCAAACCATTCAAGCTATAATTGACAAATATTTAGCCAAAAAAGAAGTCGATTTGATTATTGGAGGACCACCTTGTCAAGCATATTCATTGGTAGGAAGGTCTCGCTCTAAAACAAATATGGAAGGAGACCCAAGAAACTTCTTGTTTGTTCAATATGCAGAGTACTTAAAAAAGTACAAGCCTAAAATGTTCGTTTTTGAAAATGTTCTAGGTCTTAAATCTGCAAAAAAAGGCCATTATCTTGCAGAAATGGAAAAGCTGTTTGATAAAAAAGGGTATCAAATAAAGTTATTTACTCTAGAAGCAAAAAAATTTGGTGTACTTCAAAACAGAAAACGAGTAATCATTTTGGGATGGAGAAAAAATATAAAATTCAATGTCCCAAACTTAGAAGAAATATTGATTGAAAATAATTATGTTGTTCAAGATTTATTAGAAGATTTGCCTGTAATAAAATCAGGTGGGGGCAATGATAAGTTTTTGAATTACAAATCAGAAACAACAGAATATTTAAAAACTCACGCATTACGCAATGGAATTGATATTTTAACACAACATGTTGCAAGACCTCATAGAGATCAAGACAAAGAGATTTATAAAATAGCAGTAAACAAATGGTCTAGAAAGCAAGAACGTTTAAATTACAATGATTTACCAGCGAGATTAAAAACACATCAAAATAGAACTTCTTTTACAGATAGATTTAAAGTTGTTGCTGCAGATTTACCTTACTCACAAACAGTTGTCGCTCACATTTCTAAAGACGGTCATTATTACATCCATCCAGATGTAAAGCAAAATAGATCTATAACGGTTAGAGAGGCTGCCCGTTTGCAGTCTTTTCCGGATGACTATTATTTTGAAGGTGAAAAAGAAGGTGCTAATAGAACTGCTGCTTTTAAACAAATAGGCAATGCAGTTCCACCTTTAATGGCAAAAGCTATTGCTAATAAAATATTAATTATTTTAGATGGAAAATAA
- a CDS encoding tyrosine-type recombinase/integrase, whose amino-acid sequence MTARSYKQTKKRLEGYEKHFNKKLMFDYINMNFYNEFNTFMESKKYALNTIGKHIKNLKTFLNYALAEGYTNNQKFKSNDFEVLKEITTEIYLTDAEIKEMFEKDLSKYPEVELARDIFLMGCYTGQRISDYNGLSENDIIEIDGYRYFEIKQKKNKKFHRIVNCPITKEMQEIMDKRHNGKPPRRIAEAILNDYIKQVGQMLEWYTLVKCEYTKGGIEYSEMIPKYDLIKSHTARRSFCTNKYKAGMSVFDIMLFSGHTTEKEFYKYIRIKDQERAAHIVKSGFFNV is encoded by the coding sequence ATTACAGCTAGGTCTTACAAACAAACCAAAAAGAGGTTAGAAGGCTATGAAAAGCACTTCAATAAAAAATTGATGTTCGATTATATAAATATGAATTTTTATAATGAGTTCAATACGTTTATGGAAAGTAAAAAATATGCTTTAAACACTATAGGTAAGCATATAAAGAACTTAAAAACCTTTTTAAACTATGCATTAGCAGAAGGCTATACAAATAACCAAAAGTTTAAAAGCAACGATTTTGAAGTATTAAAAGAAATTACCACAGAAATCTATTTAACTGATGCAGAGATAAAAGAAATGTTTGAAAAAGATTTATCTAAATATCCAGAGGTAGAATTGGCAAGGGATATTTTTCTAATGGGATGTTATACAGGTCAGAGAATTAGCGATTACAATGGTTTATCAGAGAATGATATTATTGAAATAGATGGCTACAGATATTTTGAAATCAAACAGAAAAAGAATAAAAAATTTCATAGAATTGTCAATTGTCCTATCACAAAAGAAATGCAAGAAATTATGGATAAAAGACACAATGGAAAACCACCAAGAAGGATTGCAGAAGCAATTTTAAACGATTATATAAAGCAAGTGGGGCAGATGCTTGAATGGTACACCTTAGTAAAATGTGAGTACACAAAAGGCGGAATAGAATATTCAGAAATGATACCAAAATATGACTTAATTAAAAGCCACACAGCAAGAAGAAGTTTTTGCACGAATAAATACAAAGCAGGTATGAGTGTTTTTGATATCATGCTATTTTCTGGGCATACAACAGAGAAAGAATTTTATAAATATATCCGTATCAAAGACCAAGAGAGAGCTGCTCATATTGTAAAAAGTGGTTTCTTTAATGTTTAA
- a CDS encoding LysR family transcriptional regulator, which produces MSYQIELRHIKYFLAVAEELHFRKAAEKLFISQPGLSTQIKHLEDELGVVLFERNNRNVSLTKAGLYLKEELSLQLKGLSNIFTNAKLLHQGKKGELRIGYVGSAMQDVIPNLLLNFEKKHPNILFDLKELDNQKQIEDLLSFSLDVGFVRLERVPRALEIKTILKECFCLVLPENHSINKENFKSLAQFKEAPFILFNSKYSTSYYEKVMQIFDDCGFTPIVSHNTIHSDSIYKLVENNFGISIVPKSLAQKRGYKIKFIELDMLPQKTTLSVIWNKKNGNLILNDFLRLL; this is translated from the coding sequence ATGAGTTATCAAATTGAATTAAGACATATTAAATATTTTTTAGCCGTTGCAGAAGAATTACACTTTAGAAAAGCGGCTGAAAAATTATTTATTTCGCAACCAGGATTAAGCACACAAATAAAACATTTAGAAGATGAACTGGGTGTGGTTTTGTTTGAAAGAAACAATAGAAATGTAAGTTTAACCAAGGCAGGTTTGTATTTAAAGGAAGAATTATCATTGCAATTAAAAGGATTGTCTAACATATTTACAAATGCTAAATTATTGCATCAAGGAAAAAAAGGAGAATTAAGAATTGGCTATGTAGGTTCTGCAATGCAAGATGTAATTCCGAATTTATTACTGAATTTTGAAAAAAAACATCCTAATATTTTATTCGATTTAAAAGAGCTTGATAATCAAAAACAAATTGAAGATTTATTATCATTTTCTTTAGATGTTGGTTTTGTTCGTTTGGAGAGAGTACCAAGAGCATTAGAAATTAAAACAATTTTAAAAGAGTGTTTCTGTTTGGTTTTGCCTGAAAATCATTCAATAAATAAAGAAAATTTTAAAAGTTTAGCACAGTTTAAAGAAGCACCGTTTATTCTTTTTAACTCTAAATACAGCACTTCTTATTACGAAAAAGTAATGCAAATTTTTGATGATTGTGGTTTTACGCCCATTGTTTCTCACAACACGATTCATTCCGATTCTATTTACAAATTAGTAGAAAATAATTTCGGAATTTCAATCGTGCCCAAATCTTTAGCCCAAAAAAGAGGCTATAAAATAAAGTTTATTGAGCTAGATATGCTTCCGCAAAAAACAACACTTTCTGTAATTTGGAATAAAAAGAATGGAAATTTAATTTTAAATGATTTTCTCAGGCTTCTATAA
- a CDS encoding DEAD/DEAH box helicase family protein, whose product MKNSELHSFSVKEQTKDIKSKLEPNKILIYDAIMGSGKTTSAIERMRLYSTIGQKFIFVTPFLEEINRVQDKLDSIIETPVSKHEFDILNVYSSGTKKYSYKNKRDSYIDLLSQNKNIATTHSLFGSLSVGDASLFKDYILIIDEAINPITLFEFGARDIEILFNEQLISKDVRTNKINVTDRQYKDNSFKEVLNFCRQDNVYLNNNTFISHFPIEIMNACKQVEILTYLFDSSLMAYYFKLKGCNYSFLTKLDEKSIKVKIKNNLNIYEGSRNQNKRSKTAFSKNNLTKKSKQERKKIKDKISYVFRYEFRTGSNHSAFTTFKEIKSKYAGKGYTKGFIPINARATNEFSHKKSMAYIGNRYLNPAILSFFKEKGIKINQDYWALSELIQWIWRGCIRNDEKMNLYIPSNRMRNLLISWLND is encoded by the coding sequence ATGAAAAACAGCGAATTGCATTCTTTTTCTGTAAAAGAACAAACTAAAGATATTAAAAGTAAATTAGAACCTAATAAGATTCTGATATATGACGCTATTATGGGGTCTGGTAAAACTACCAGCGCTATAGAGCGTATGCGCCTATATTCAACAATTGGTCAAAAATTTATTTTTGTTACTCCTTTTTTAGAGGAAATTAACAGAGTTCAAGATAAACTTGATTCTATTATTGAAACACCCGTTTCTAAACATGAGTTCGACATCTTAAACGTTTATAGTTCTGGAACTAAAAAGTATAGCTATAAAAATAAACGAGATTCTTATATAGATTTATTAAGTCAAAATAAAAACATCGCAACAACACATTCTTTATTTGGCTCTTTGAGTGTTGGTGATGCAAGTTTATTTAAAGACTATATACTAATTATCGATGAAGCAATAAATCCAATTACCTTATTTGAATTCGGTGCAAGAGATATAGAAATTTTATTCAATGAACAATTAATATCTAAAGATGTTAGAACTAATAAAATTAATGTAACAGACAGGCAATACAAAGACAACTCATTTAAAGAAGTACTAAATTTTTGCAGACAAGACAATGTCTATCTTAATAACAATACTTTTATTTCACACTTCCCTATCGAAATAATGAATGCCTGTAAGCAAGTAGAAATATTAACGTATTTGTTTGATAGCAGCTTAATGGCATACTACTTTAAATTAAAAGGATGTAATTATAGCTTTTTAACTAAACTTGATGAAAAATCAATAAAGGTTAAAATAAAGAATAATTTAAATATCTATGAAGGTTCTAGAAATCAAAATAAACGCTCTAAAACAGCATTTAGCAAAAATAATCTTACAAAAAAGTCCAAACAGGAAAGAAAAAAAATAAAAGATAAGATTTCGTATGTGTTTAGGTATGAGTTTCGCACAGGATCCAATCATAGTGCATTTACTACATTTAAAGAAATTAAGAGTAAATATGCTGGCAAAGGGTATACAAAAGGTTTTATTCCAATAAATGCAAGAGCAACAAATGAGTTTTCACATAAAAAATCAATGGCTTACATAGGTAATAGATATTTAAATCCAGCTATCTTGTCTTTCTTTAAAGAAAAGGGTATAAAAATAAATCAAGACTATTGGGCTTTATCTGAATTAATTCAATGGATCTGGAGAGGATGCATTAGGAATGATGAAAAAATGAACTTATATATACCCAGCAATAGAATGAGAAATTTATTAATAAGTTGGTTGAATGATTAG
- a CDS encoding ATP-binding protein: MINYTNLQSTSAEPEASSMIETFRAIGYSIETAIADIIDNSITAGAKNIWVDYDWKGAKTTLSILDDGIGMNNEQLIQAMRPGSKNPLDTRSEDDLGRFGLGLKTASFSQSRKFTVLSKAASYSHIYWSWDLDYVNQQKSWKLIRYVPNESKWIQKIETLKTGTCVIWWELDRLTKDTREESQEAKSKFLAVMDSVKKHLSMVFHRFMDAGLKIYFRDRLIESWDPFMIGTEGIQTKPETRLEGGKIRIKGFVLPHRSKLSPEQYQYGKGPKDSWTAHQGFYVYRNKRLLVAGDWLDLFKREVHYDLCRVQIDLPNNFDDDWQIDIKKSIARPPSMFRKQILAIAKEVRNQAVEVYRHKGKVLKRKLVTDEYFPFWEERARHGKRFYKINRSHPLLNELFSKSGDMKKEIEKVIQFIEETIPVPLITLQESENEKPHGQPFEGIDHNAIKNTMQKLFSSYLLTGSSVEKAKARLLNMEPFNFYPEYIEFLKHD, from the coding sequence ATGATTAACTACACCAACCTACAATCCACATCTGCAGAACCTGAAGCAAGTTCAATGATTGAAACCTTTCGTGCCATTGGTTATTCAATAGAAACTGCAATTGCTGATATTATAGATAATTCCATTACTGCTGGTGCAAAAAATATTTGGGTAGATTACGATTGGAAAGGAGCTAAGACAACACTTTCTATTTTGGATGATGGTATAGGTATGAATAATGAACAACTTATTCAAGCAATGAGACCAGGTAGTAAAAATCCATTAGATACTAGAAGTGAAGATGATTTAGGTAGGTTTGGATTAGGGCTAAAGACTGCTTCATTTTCGCAATCAAGAAAGTTTACAGTTTTATCTAAAGCAGCTAGTTATAGTCATATTTATTGGAGTTGGGATTTAGACTACGTCAATCAACAAAAATCTTGGAAGTTAATTCGTTATGTACCTAATGAATCTAAATGGATTCAAAAAATAGAAACACTAAAGACTGGCACATGTGTAATATGGTGGGAATTAGATAGGTTAACAAAAGATACTCGTGAAGAAAGTCAGGAAGCAAAAAGTAAGTTTCTTGCAGTAATGGATAGTGTTAAAAAACATTTATCTATGGTTTTTCATCGTTTTATGGATGCCGGTTTAAAAATTTATTTCAGAGATAGATTAATTGAATCTTGGGATCCATTTATGATTGGAACTGAAGGTATTCAAACAAAACCGGAAACAAGATTAGAGGGCGGTAAAATCAGAATTAAAGGATTTGTATTACCACATAGATCAAAACTTTCTCCAGAACAATATCAATACGGCAAAGGCCCAAAAGATAGTTGGACAGCACATCAAGGGTTTTATGTATATAGAAATAAACGACTACTAGTTGCTGGTGATTGGCTAGACCTTTTTAAAAGAGAAGTTCATTACGATCTCTGTAGAGTTCAAATAGATTTGCCTAATAATTTTGATGATGACTGGCAAATTGATATAAAAAAATCTATTGCAAGACCTCCTTCAATGTTTCGTAAGCAGATTTTGGCAATAGCTAAAGAAGTTAGAAATCAAGCTGTAGAGGTATATCGCCATAAGGGTAAAGTCTTAAAGCGAAAATTAGTTACTGATGAATATTTTCCGTTTTGGGAAGAAAGAGCAAGACATGGAAAGCGTTTTTATAAAATAAATAGAAGTCACCCTCTTCTTAATGAATTGTTTTCTAAGTCTGGTGATATGAAAAAGGAAATAGAAAAAGTTATTCAGTTTATTGAAGAAACCATACCTGTTCCCTTAATTACACTTCAAGAAAGTGAAAATGAAAAGCCACATGGACAACCTTTTGAAGGAATTGACCACAATGCCATAAAAAATACAATGCAAAAACTTTTTTCTTCTTATTTACTTACAGGTTCTTCCGTAGAAAAAGCGAAAGCAAGATTGTTGAATATGGAGCCATTTAACTTTTACCCAGAATATATAGAATTTTTAAAGCATGATTAA
- a CDS encoding urocanate hydratase, producing the protein MTFKEQILQGIPTKLPAKKSYPKDANRAPKRKDILSLKEKQLAIKNALRYFPKDWHKELSVEFADELKELGRIYMYRFKPDYKMFARDISEYPAKTQQAAAIMLMIQNNLNPDVAQHPEELITYGGNGAVFQNWAQYLLVMQYLAEMTNEQTLHLYSGHPMGLFPSSKNAPRVVVTNGMVIPNYSKSNDWEKMNALGVSQYGQMTAGSFMYIGPQGIVHGTTITVMNAFRKILKKNENPNGKIFLTAGLGGMSGAQPKAGNIAGCITICAEVNPKAAIKRHEQGWVDVLIDDIDLLVERTLKAQQNNEVVSIAFIGNVIDVWERFDEENIFIHIGSDQTSLHIPWTGGYYPADVSYEESNILIKENPALFKEKVQASLRRHAKSINNHTKKGTYFFDYGNAFLLEASRAGAAVMAENNIDFKYPSYVQDILGPMCFDYGFGPFRWVCTSGKSEDLDKTDKIAANVLQEIMENSPEEIQLQMQDNITWIQNAKDNKMVVGSQARILYADAEGRVKIATAFNNAIKNGEIGPVVLGRDHHDVSGTDSPFRETSNIYDGSKFTADMAIHNVIGDSFRGATWVSIHNGGGVGWGEVINGGFGMLLDGTNEAEEKLKNMLFYDVNNGIARRSWARNDEAIFAIKREMERTPNLKITLPNLVEENLLKELF; encoded by the coding sequence ATGACATTTAAAGAACAAATTTTACAAGGAATTCCGACAAAACTTCCAGCTAAAAAAAGCTATCCAAAAGACGCAAATAGAGCGCCCAAAAGAAAAGATATTTTGTCGTTAAAAGAAAAACAATTGGCAATTAAAAATGCGTTGCGTTATTTTCCAAAAGATTGGCACAAAGAATTATCTGTGGAATTTGCGGATGAATTAAAGGAATTGGGAAGAATTTATATGTACAGATTCAAACCCGATTATAAAATGTTTGCGCGAGATATTTCAGAATATCCAGCAAAAACCCAACAAGCAGCAGCAATTATGTTAATGATTCAAAATAACTTGAATCCAGATGTTGCGCAACATCCTGAAGAATTAATTACTTATGGAGGAAATGGCGCCGTTTTTCAAAATTGGGCACAATATCTTTTAGTGATGCAATATTTAGCGGAAATGACAAATGAACAAACTTTGCATTTGTATTCTGGACATCCAATGGGTTTATTTCCATCTTCTAAAAATGCACCAAGAGTAGTGGTTACAAACGGAATGGTAATTCCAAATTACTCGAAATCAAATGATTGGGAAAAAATGAATGCCTTAGGTGTTTCTCAATATGGACAAATGACGGCAGGCTCTTTTATGTATATTGGACCTCAAGGAATTGTGCACGGAACCACCATTACTGTAATGAATGCTTTCAGAAAAATTTTGAAAAAGAATGAAAATCCGAATGGAAAAATATTTTTAACAGCTGGTTTGGGTGGTATGAGTGGTGCACAGCCAAAAGCAGGAAATATTGCTGGTTGTATAACGATTTGTGCGGAAGTTAACCCAAAAGCAGCCATAAAAAGACACGAACAAGGTTGGGTAGATGTTTTAATTGATGATATTGATTTGTTAGTTGAAAGAACTTTAAAAGCACAACAAAATAACGAAGTTGTTTCCATCGCATTTATTGGAAATGTTATTGATGTTTGGGAACGTTTCGACGAAGAAAATATTTTTATTCATATTGGTTCAGACCAAACATCGCTTCACATTCCTTGGACTGGTGGTTATTATCCTGCAGATGTATCTTATGAAGAATCTAATATTTTAATTAAGGAAAATCCAGCACTTTTTAAAGAAAAAGTACAAGCATCTTTACGAAGACATGCAAAATCCATAAACAATCACACCAAAAAAGGAACCTACTTTTTCGATTATGGAAACGCTTTTTTATTGGAAGCTTCCAGAGCTGGAGCAGCTGTAATGGCGGAAAATAATATCGATTTTAAATACCCTTCTTACGTGCAAGATATTTTAGGACCTATGTGTTTCGATTATGGTTTTGGCCCTTTTAGATGGGTTTGTACTTCTGGAAAATCGGAAGATTTAGACAAAACTGATAAAATTGCAGCCAATGTTTTACAAGAAATCATGGAAAATTCTCCTGAGGAAATTCAATTGCAAATGCAAGATAACATTACTTGGATACAAAATGCGAAGGATAATAAAATGGTGGTGGGTTCGCAAGCAAGAATTTTATATGCAGACGCTGAAGGTCGTGTAAAAATAGCCACAGCTTTTAACAATGCCATTAAAAATGGTGAAATTGGCCCAGTAGTTTTAGGAAGAGACCATCATGATGTAAGTGGAACAGATTCTCCTTTTAGAGAAACTTCTAATATTTATGACGGAAGTAAATTCACGGCAGACATGGCAATCCATAATGTTATTGGCGACAGTTTTAGAGGCGCGACTTGGGTTTCCATCCATAATGGTGGTGGCGTTGGCTGGGGAGAAGTAATAAATGGTGGTTTTGGAATGTTGTTAGATGGCACAAACGAAGCTGAAGAAAAACTAAAAAACATGCTTTTTTATGACGTAAATAACGGAATCGCAAGAAGAAGTTGGGCAAGAAACGATGAAGCTATTTTCGCCATTAAAAGAGAAATGGAAAGAACGCCAAATTTAAAAATTACTTTGCCTAACTTAGTAGAAGAAAATCTTTTAAAAGAATTATTTTAA